A stretch of DNA from Agrobacterium cucumeris:
TTTGGCGGAAAAAATGGTGATGAGGGCGCCGAAAAGCGCCGCCATGGCGACATAAAGCGCAACGATGGCAACCGGATAAGCGGAAAGATAGGTGTGAACCTTCGACCAGAATGTCTGGTTCATGAAAAACAGCAGATAGGCCGCCGTCAGCAGGCTGAGCGGCACGCTGCCGATTTCCGGACGATACGATTCAACGCCTGTCGCTTTCGCGGTAAAAAGAGCCAATGCCAGGTCCACCAGATTTCAAATGTGCCAGCGGTGGCGGAAAACGAGCAAAACGCCCCGTTCACGCCGCCGCATGGGCCGATGGATGGCGGATGCGTTATTTAGCTGACATCAACCTGAAAGCTCTGTCATGAAAGTGTCATATCAAGGCGTGGGTGCTTTCAGATCGATGGCTGGGCCTTGGCGTTGCGTCACCTAGCTCAGTCCGATTATCCCCGTTGCGGTGGTGCGGGTTGCAAATACGCGTGTTGCCCGGACCGGCAAAAGGCTGCCTGCGGAAAGGTTCTGGAAAGTGACGGTCGTTCCGGAAAGCAGGGTGAGGCAAAGCTGCCCGCCATTGCCGACATAAATGGCACGCGTGGGCGAAGGAAGCGGATTAGTATCGTCGGGCACGATGTCGAAACCGTGGGATGCCGGTGATTCCAGGCCGGCGGTGTAGTGTTCGTAAGTCTCAGCCATTGCTGTCTCCCGTAAATCAAAATCTGCCGTGATTATGCGGCGGATCTGGGCAGCGGGGATAAGTGGGCACGATATATCTGCGGCGGGTTTTTCGTCCCGCACGCGGTTTTCCCGAGAGACGGGTATTTTCCCTGCAATCTCCGGCGTTTGGCTTTACCGGCCTTGTCGCCATTCCCGTCGGGCAATCCGACGTGGCGGATTTTGCGTTCACATCAGGGAGTACGCCGCTGCCAGAGGTGAGTGCTTTCTGCCTTAGCTGCGTGTGTGGAGAATGAAGGCTCTCACTGCCGGAGAAGCTTCCGTTTTTCGATGGGCGATGGCGAGATCAGAGGTGGTGGAGCTTGCGGCAAGCGGCACATAACGTACGCCGGGCAACCTCAGGCAATCGAGTGAGCGTGGCACCAATGCCACGCCGAGACCAATGGCCACCATGCTGGCAATGGTGGTGTAGTCCCGGCCTTCCGGGCTGATCGCCGGCTGGAACCCGGCCTCGTTGCAGGCTTCTATCGTATTGTAATGAAAGCCGACATCCGGCGGCTGTCGCGGGGTGATGAAGGTTTCCCCTGCAAGGTTCTTCAGGTCGACCTGCAGCGCAAAGGCCAGGGGATGATTTTCCGGCAGGGCCGCCATCAGCGGTTCGCGCAGAACCACCTGGGTGGCGACCCCTTCCGGAATGGGCGCCGGTGGGCGGATGAAGGCGAAATCCAGATTGCCGTCGGCGATCTTGGCCAGTTGCAGCCGCATCTCCATTTCGATGAGTTGCAGTTCCACATCGGGATGGGAAGCGCGGAAACTGGCGATGGACTTTATCAGCAGGCCGGAATAGGCGGCAGAGGCCACATAACCGATGGAGATGCGGCCGGTCTCACCGCGATCCACACGTTTGAGGGCCGCAAGCGTTGCCTCGGCATTGGCGAGGATTTTCCGGGCATCCTCGTAGAGCAGCTGGCCGGGCGTGGTCAGCTTTACCGACCGGCGTGTCCGGTCGAGCAGCGGCATGCCGACAATATCCTCAAGCGCCATGATCTGCTGGCTCAAACCCGGCTGGGCAATGCCGAGGCGGGCGGCGGCGCGCTCGAAATTGCGCTCATCCACCAGCGTGGTGAAATAGCGCAGGTGGCGCAGCTCGAATGTGTCCGCCCGGCTTGCCGGCTTCCTGCCCATCATTGCGGCCTTTCGCAGTAGATTTGAATAATTCCAAGCTATTATCGATCGTGTTTTTCATAATCAATAGTTCTGAAAAAAACCGGCCTAGCTTATTGGATCACAATCTACACCTTGCGTAATAAGATGACTTAAATTCTCCAGAAAAATATCCGTTGATGACGGTGCGGGCGATAAAGGGTTTTGGCGTGCAGGGAAAAACCAAACACATTTCCATTCTGGCCGGCGGCTGCGCCGCCATTGCCTATGTGGCGTTTTTATCCTCAGGCGCTGCCCTTGCTCAAGAAGCCGGGACGACAGTGCTCCAGACCATCACCGTGGAAGGCGCCAAAAAACAGGACCCCAAGGCTCCCGTGAAGGGTTATGTGGCGAAAACCAGCGCCAGTGCCACCAAGACCGGCCGATCCCTGATCGAGACGCCGCAATCGGTCTCCGTCATCACCCGGGATCAGATGGATGCGCAGAATGTCCGCAATCTCAGCGAGGCGCTGAATTATGTGCCTGGTGTCGTCGCGCAGCCGTCAGGCTCCGATCCGCGCTTTGATGCGCCGCGAATTCGCGGCTTCGCCGGAAACCAGCTGCAGTTCCTCAATGGTCTCCGGCTGATGCGCACGGCCGGTGCACCCTCCTACGAAGTCTATGGCCTGGAGCGGGTGGAGGTCATTCGCGGGCCGGCCTCGGTGCTTTATGGTCAGGGTAATCCCGGTGGACTCATCAATCTCGTCAGCAAGCGGCCGACCTTCGAGCGTTTCGGTGAAGTAGGCGCGCAGATCGGCAGCTTCGATTATTACCAGTCGATGTTCGATATTGGTGGTCCGGTGGCGGATAGCGACAGCTTCGCCTATCGCCTGACCGGTCTTGCCCGCAATGCCCATGCCCAGACCGACAATCTGCAGAACGATCGTTATTTCATTGCGCCGGCTCTCACATGGCAGCCGGACGAGGATACGAAGCTGACGGTTCTTGCGTCCTATCAGCACGATAATCCAAGTTCACCTTCCGGCCTGCCGCCGGCGCTGACGTATTCGCGGCCTGGCAACATGCTGGACCGCAGTTTTTATGTCGGCGATCCGTCCTTTGATACGTCGAACCGTAAATTCACCAATATCGGCTATGAATTCGAGCATCGTTTCGACGATACTTTCACCTTCCGGCAAAATGCACGTTATTCCAATTTCGACTGGTCCTACCGGGCGCTCGGCATGTCTTCGACCAGCGGCGGCATGATCGGCAATCTCATCCGCCGGAATGCGACATTGCAGGACGAGCTGCTGAATACCTTCAATATCGATAACAGCCTGCAGGCGGATTTTTCAACCGGGCCGGTGGATCACACCCTGCTTGTCGGGCTGGATTATCGTTATTTCGATAACAACGTCAAAACCGAATTCTGGGCCGCGACGCCGCTCAATCCCGTCAACCCGGTCTATGGCGGGCCGATCAGCCTGACCTCGCGCACGCTTTATGCCGATGTGAAGACGGATATCTCGCAGATCGGCCTTTATGCCCAGGACGAGATGGCGATTGAGAACTGGCGCATCACTGCTGGCCTTCGGCAGGACTGGGCGAGTACCGGCGGCACGACCTTCAACGGCACGACCTATCGTGCACTCGACAAGGACGACCACAAGCTCACCGGTCGCGTCGGCGTCAGCTATCTCTTCGATGGCGGCATCGCACCCTATGTCAGCTATGCCACATCCTTCGAGCCGGTGCCGCAGCCGGCTGTCGGTGATGCGCCGAAGCCGACCACCGGCGAGCAATGGGAAGCCGGCATCAAATACCAGCCCGAAGGTTTCGACGGTTTCTTCTCCGCGGCGATCTATGATCTGAAGCAGAAGAATGTGACGACGACGGTGGGCGGCGTGACGCAGCAGATGGACGAGGCGCACGTGAAAGGCCTCGAACTTGAAGGCGCTGCAAGCATTGCCGACGGGCTCGATCTGCGTGCGGCCTATACCTACATGGACAGCGAAGTCGCCGGCCGCGTTAACAACGGCAGGGAACTGGACAATGCACCGCAGCATGCCGCGAGCCTGTGGCTCGACTACACATTTGCGGAGGATACGGCGCTTGAAGGCTTCGGGATCGGCGGCGGCGTCCGTTATGTCGGAAAGCGTTATGGCGATGCCGCCAATACCTTCGAAATGAAGGGTCTCGCTTTGCTCGATCTCGGCGTGCATTACGAGAAGAACGGCTATCGCGCTTCGCTCCTCGTGCAAAACTTGACTGATAAAGAATATATTTCTAGTTGCTCCACTTTCGGATGCTATTACGGTGACGGAAGAACGGTTATGGGCAAGCTGACCTATCGTTGGTGAAGCCATATCAAGTGAAGCAGCAGGGGCATGACGCGCAAGGATCTATGGATGTCCCCCCTTTGGGGGCGGCGGGAATTTTTAGGCCTGCTCGCCGCTTCGGCTCTTGCAGGCAAGGCGCGGGCGGCGGTGACGCCCCGCATCGCCGCAATCGACTGGGCCATGCTCGAAACCTCCGTGGCGCTCGGCGTCATGCCGGTGGCAGCAACCGAGCTCATCCAGTTCAGGGTCGGTGCGGTCGAGCCGGAAATCCCTGAGAGCGTCGTTGATCTTGGTCTGCGCGGCGCACCGAATTTCGAGCTTCTGCAATTGACCCGGCCAGATCTCATTCTGATCTCGCCTTTTTACACGCGCTACACCGGCAGGCTTGAGGCGATTGCGCCGGTCTTCTCGCTGCCCTTTTACGTGAAGGGCGAGCCCCCTTTCGGAAAGGCGCTTGCGGCAGTGTCGGCTCTTGGCGAGAAGCTCGGCCGGGCTGATGAGGCGCGCAGGGTTTTGAGCGAAACGGACGCGGCGCTGCAAGCCATGCGCACCCGCCTTGCCGGTTTTTCCGCGCGGCCAACCTATGTGATCAATATTGGTGACGCCCGGCATTTTCGTGCGTTTGGTGCGGACAGCATGTTCGGGGATGTGCTTGGTCGGCTGGGGCTCGCCAATGCCTGGGTGGATCGTTCGCAATTCACTTTCGCAGCGCCGGTGCCGCTGGAAAATCTTGCCGCGTCGCCGGAGGCGCGTATCGTCATCGTCTCCGATATTCCGGTGGAAGCCCGCGAGAGCCTGCGCAACAGCGCCATCTGGCGGGCCCTTCCGGCCGTGCGGGAAAACCGCGTGGTGACGCTCGGCAATATCGGTCCCTATGGCGGCATCACCGCCGGCATGCGTTTCGCGCGGCTTCTGACCGAGGCTTTGACGGCGCAGGGAGAAGCCCCGTGACGGCGCGGCCTCTCCAGCTTTTCTGCGGGCTTCTGTTCGTGCTGGCCTGCGGGCTTTCGCTGCATGCCGGCCTGCAACGGCTAACTTTCAGTGCATGGCCCGGCCTGCCATTCGATGCCGCCAAGCTGTCGATGGATCAGGTGATTTTCGCCTTCAGCCTGATGCCGCGTGCAGCTGTCGCCATTCTGGCGGGTGCGATGCTCGGCCTGTCCGGTGCGCTTCTCCAGCAATTGCTGCGCAATCCGATTGCCGACCCCTCGACGCTCGGCATTTCCGCCGGTGCGCAGCTGGCCATCGTCATCGCCACCCTGTTCTTTCCCTCGGCGCTGGATGGCAATCGTGCATTGGTGGCACTCACGGGCGCTGCCGCCGCCGCCGGCATTGTCTTCCTTCTCGGCTGGCGGCGGTCCTTCGAGCCGGTGACCATGGTGGTATCTGGGCTGCTGGTTGGCATTACTGCCGCCTCCGTTTCGGCGGCGCTGACGCTGGCGCAGGGCGAATATCTGATGTCGCTT
This window harbors:
- a CDS encoding spike base protein, RCAP_Rcc01079 family, coding for MAETYEHYTAGLESPASHGFDIVPDDTNPLPSPTRAIYVGNGGQLCLTLLSGTTVTFQNLSAGSLLPVRATRVFATRTTATGIIGLS
- a CDS encoding LysR family transcriptional regulator, translating into MMGRKPASRADTFELRHLRYFTTLVDERNFERAAARLGIAQPGLSQQIMALEDIVGMPLLDRTRRSVKLTTPGQLLYEDARKILANAEATLAALKRVDRGETGRISIGYVASAAYSGLLIKSIASFRASHPDVELQLIEMEMRLQLAKIADGNLDFAFIRPPAPIPEGVATQVVLREPLMAALPENHPLAFALQVDLKNLAGETFITPRQPPDVGFHYNTIEACNEAGFQPAISPEGRDYTTIASMVAIGLGVALVPRSLDCLRLPGVRYVPLAASSTTSDLAIAHRKTEASPAVRAFILHTRS
- a CDS encoding TonB-dependent siderophore receptor; this encodes MTVRAIKGFGVQGKTKHISILAGGCAAIAYVAFLSSGAALAQEAGTTVLQTITVEGAKKQDPKAPVKGYVAKTSASATKTGRSLIETPQSVSVITRDQMDAQNVRNLSEALNYVPGVVAQPSGSDPRFDAPRIRGFAGNQLQFLNGLRLMRTAGAPSYEVYGLERVEVIRGPASVLYGQGNPGGLINLVSKRPTFERFGEVGAQIGSFDYYQSMFDIGGPVADSDSFAYRLTGLARNAHAQTDNLQNDRYFIAPALTWQPDEDTKLTVLASYQHDNPSSPSGLPPALTYSRPGNMLDRSFYVGDPSFDTSNRKFTNIGYEFEHRFDDTFTFRQNARYSNFDWSYRALGMSSTSGGMIGNLIRRNATLQDELLNTFNIDNSLQADFSTGPVDHTLLVGLDYRYFDNNVKTEFWAATPLNPVNPVYGGPISLTSRTLYADVKTDISQIGLYAQDEMAIENWRITAGLRQDWASTGGTTFNGTTYRALDKDDHKLTGRVGVSYLFDGGIAPYVSYATSFEPVPQPAVGDAPKPTTGEQWEAGIKYQPEGFDGFFSAAIYDLKQKNVTTTVGGVTQQMDEAHVKGLELEGAASIADGLDLRAAYTYMDSEVAGRVNNGRELDNAPQHAASLWLDYTFAEDTALEGFGIGGGVRYVGKRYGDAANTFEMKGLALLDLGVHYEKNGYRASLLVQNLTDKEYISSCSTFGCYYGDGRTVMGKLTYRW
- a CDS encoding iron-siderophore ABC transporter substrate-binding protein, encoding MTRKDLWMSPLWGRREFLGLLAASALAGKARAAVTPRIAAIDWAMLETSVALGVMPVAATELIQFRVGAVEPEIPESVVDLGLRGAPNFELLQLTRPDLILISPFYTRYTGRLEAIAPVFSLPFYVKGEPPFGKALAAVSALGEKLGRADEARRVLSETDAALQAMRTRLAGFSARPTYVINIGDARHFRAFGADSMFGDVLGRLGLANAWVDRSQFTFAAPVPLENLAASPEARIVIVSDIPVEARESLRNSAIWRALPAVRENRVVTLGNIGPYGGITAGMRFARLLTEALTAQGEAP